In the Vanessa atalanta chromosome 24, ilVanAtal1.2, whole genome shotgun sequence genome, CTCCAACGCGAACATCGCTCAAATTGATGGATTCGTTCTATTTCCTCAAATGCTTATGGAAATCTAAATCAATGCTATAAGGAAGGAATAGTTTGTAATGTTCGAACAAaatcttaactaaatatttagaTAACTCCAATATCATTTTAGTATTGATTCATAAATTCGTTCTTAATGTATTCTTGTTATTGAGTTCGAGAAAGTCAATTATAATTTctctttgaattaaaattttgtttcttataatttacttaattttaagttataagaGACTCATTGATGATCTCGAGGTTTTAATAagacaaattgaattaaatgcatTGCAGTTTcttcttattttcttttacaagCAGTTATTCGATATGACATGATATCGCATTCTACGAATCTAAGAGTTGATTGACCAAACTTCCTAAGCAAGTGCCGAAAAGTACCGCTTAAAATGCGGATAAAAAacgcgttttttttaaacagttatCAAATGTAATTATCTTCGTAATCAATTATAACATGTTTCTTATTCCATTTCTTTGCATGCATAGTTGAATGTATCCAGGTACTGACGTCGATAGCTGAAACCAGGGTCACAAAGGACGGCCCACCTTCCACATCACAGTCTTCTGATTTCCACGAAGATATGATTCCCCAGAGTACACCGTTTAGGACAACTGGCGCGCCAATTTCTCtctgaaatttcaaaattatttctgcGTATGTTATAGAATCATCAAAGTTTTTGGTGTAAATAACTGTGTTTTTTTCATGATTAGGCCCCAAAATTGATGGTGCATTTGCAATGTTATGTATGTTCATATTTCTTagagtgccaatgtctattggcagTGGTGATATCTTACCATTAGGAGGTTCATTTACAAGTCTGCCTtcctaattaaacaaaaaagaaagCGATACTACTGTTGCTTTCTCCTTTTACCTGACAAGGATCACTTCCAATAAATGGGTCCAAGCACATTATGGCTCTCGTATTATTATGGTCGGGTACAAACATATCCAGTTCCTCCATACACTGCTCAGGGTCCGTCGGATGTAAGTGAGACACTGTCAGAATCCGATGCTTGTTCAGGTCCATTGAGTCTCGGTGCATGTTGGTTTGATTCCAGTTCTGAAAAAAGATAAAGGTTCTGAATAAGACAATGATGTAagaaatttattcttattattttactgaCAGTGTGATTTTTATGCTGATTCAATATCAATAGTCATCAGATCAACTATTTCTTACTAGAATATTCTTTGTTTTAGCTTTAGAAGAAACTGAAAACGAGATATAATCTTTTAGAGTTGTATTAGTGTTTTGCACAGAATAATTTTCTTTCCATAATATAGAATTAGCaggattaatttgtttttattttaacgttcaatacaaattaatgtGTTTCTTCGAAAATACTTCCAAACTCTCGGCTGTACAATTGACAGATCTTAAATATGAGATAAATTTTGTCAATAGCAGACTACTTGGATGTCGATGAGAcctaagaaatattttgttataaattcaaaCTCGGATAAATCTGaagtcaaatataaatattgtaaggtagaataataataaacgtcaataatataaaaactaaaacctaAAGAGATATAAACATtatgtcaaaatcggtccagccgtttagTAGTAGTTGACATACATACACATGTACgccttaattttgtataaagattataattttagtcaatttaattaaagtgcTGGAAATTTAAATACCACCCGCATCGGAgcttaattagatttttttatggtaaaaataacatatgcaaattaaatataaatattttacatttttttaaacattaacagcctgtgaatttctcacagctgggctaaggcctcctctccctttgaggagaaagtttggagcatattccatcacgctgctctaatgcgggttggtggaatacacatgtggcagaatttcgttgaaataagacacatgcaggtttcctcacgatgatttccttcacccctgagcaaattaagcacatgaaaattcagtggtgcttgccttgaacctgaaatcatcggtgaagatgtacgcgttctagccactggaccatctcggctcttaagtTATTTTACTCTCTTATTTTACAGGAAGTCATTCTTAATTTGAAGTTACCGTCATAATTGGCCATGACGCAACAATGAAGTGCGTTGCAGCCACATGTCTTGGCTTCCTCTGAAGTCTGATAGGATTCATGTTGGGAGTCAATTTTACTGGATTCGGTAGTTTTATGAGAGCTACGTCGAACAATGGC is a window encoding:
- the LOC125073585 gene encoding trypsin V-A-like; this translates as MAAILKKSKFISAGALIDESWVLTGADSLFLIRESSRMIRVRLGSVNYRKGGFVTAIKFFEIHPHFDDSKPLFDVALIKLPNPVKLTPNMNPIRLQRKPRHVAATHFIVASWPIMTNWNQTNMHRDSMDLNKHRILTVSHLHPTDPEQCMEELDMFVPDHNNTRAIMCLDPFIGSDPCQREIGAPVVLNGVLWGIISSWKSEDCDVEGGPSFVTLVSAIDVSTWIHSTMHAKKWNKKHVIIDYEDNYI